The bacterium genomic interval CGCACTTCCTCGGGCGTATCCACCACGTGGAAGAGGTCCAGGTCTTCAGTCGAGATGAGGCCGCGGCTGAGCACCTGCTCCTTCAGCCACGCGATCAACCCCTCCCAGAACTCCGATCCCACCAGGATCACCGGCACGCTCTTGGACTTGCCGGTCTGCTTCAGCGTCAGACACTCGAACATCTCGTCGAGTGTTCCGAAGCCGCCCGGAAGCATGATGAACGCACAGGCGTACTTCACGAACATGACCTTGCGCGCGAAGAAGTAGTCAAAGTTGATGATCGTATCGGCGTAGGGATTGCCGTCTTGCTCATGTGGGAGCTTGATGTTCAATCCGACCGATGGTGCGTCGACGGTCTGAGCGCCGAGATTGGCCGCTTCCATCGCACCGGGACCACCGCCGGTGATGATCGAGAAGCCCTCCTGGCCGAGCGCCTCTCCGATCAGGCGGGCTTGCTTGTACGGCTGGGTGTCGGCTCTGACCCGGGCGCCTCCAAAGATGGACACTGCGGGCCATACGGGACCCAGAGTCTCGAAACCTTCGACGAACTCCGCCATGATGCGGAAGATCGTCCAAGTGTCTTTGTGGCGGAATTCAGTCACGTCGCACGCGGAGTATCGGCCTCTTCGGCATCCGGGTTGATCTCTCCCTGGTCGTTCAAGCGGCGAATTCGCACTCGGTGCCGCGAAGATACGCGGCTTCCCTGCGAGGAAGTGAAGCTCATACGCAACTCGAGTGTCGCGTCGGCCAATGCACCATCTGGGCTGAAGACCGCACGAGCGACGTGATCAAGTTCGAGCGCGCCTTCGAAGTCCTGGGCGATGCGCAGCGACTTGCGCCGCACGGAGCCGCTGACCTGTACGCCGGGCTCGGCCCCTGAACTCGGGCGATACAGCAGTGGCAGCTCGATACCGACGCGATACTGGCCCATCTGGGGCACTTCTCGCGAGCCCGTCCAGGTGTCATCCTGGCGCCCCGGCTCGGTCGGTAGCGCCAGCAGCAGCCAGTCGAGCAGGTGGATGCCAAAGAGCACCGGGTGCGAACTCTGCCACAGCTCGTCGCTCACGAATCCACCCTCCACGAGACCGACGCCCGCCACCGGGCGTTCACGCAACTGGCTGATCGTGCCTCCTCCTGGGCTCGCAGCTTCCGGCCCCAAGCTCTGCGAGCCTTCCTGTGGTGTCTGCGTCGATAGACCGCGCGCCGAAATCGACAACTCCGTGGTTCCCCCGGGAGCGCCTTCGACGCGCGTGTAGTAGCGATTCAGGAAGAGCTCGACCAGCAGCGTTCCCGACTCGTCGCGAAGCGAGCGCAACTCGAGATCCGCGAAGCGCTGAATCTGCGCGGTCTCACCATCGACTTCCACGGTTTCCTCCGCTTCAAAGCGGAATCGTTGAACAGGTTCGCGATCGAAGCCGTAGGGCGGCGGACCCGAAGAGCCGCATGACAGAATTGATCCGACCAGGGCAAGTAGCTGAATCAACCTGCTAGGCAAAGAAGACCTTCGCTCGGTCCAGGAACGCATCCGGTACCGTCTTGGGTTCGGCAATGGCATCCGCCAGATCGACCGCGACGACATCACTGCCGGAAAGCGCGGCCATCTTGCCGAAATCGCCGGCGTGTACGAGATCACAGGCTCGCAATCCGTAGCGGGTCGCCAGCACGCGATCGTAGGCGGTTGGAACTCCTCCGCGCTGAATATGACCCAATACGGTGACTCGTGTTTCGAAGCCGGTTTCCTCCTCGATACGCTGTGCGAGTTCGTGCCCGATGCCTCCGAGCTGACTGTGACCGAACTCGTCGGCTCGGGAAACGCGCGTCGGGCCCAGGCCCTCGATGCGCGCACCTTCAGCGACCGCCACGATGCTAAACGGCAGGCCTTGTTGTTCGCGCCGCGCGATGGCCGCACAGATCTCCTCGAGCTGGACTTCTCGCTCCGGTATGGCGATGTAGTCGGCGCCACCCGCAATGCCCGCATGCAGTGCAATCCAGCCAGCGTGCCTGCCCATGATCTCGATGACCATCACGCGATTGTGGCTTTCGGCCGTGGTGTGCAGGCGATCGATTGCATCAGTCGCGATCGAAACGGCGGTGTCGAAACCGAAGGTGTAGTCGGTCGCCGACAGGTCGTTATCGATCGTCTTGGGAACCCCTACGACCGGCCAGTCGTGTTCGCTGTACAGCCTCGCAGCCACGCCGAGCGTGTCCTCTCCACCAATTGCGATCAGCGCATCGAGGCGCAGGTCCTTCCAGTTCTGCTCGAGCTTTGCCAGCGCCTGGTCGTCGCGAAAAGGATTGGTTCGCGAGGTGCGCAGGATCGTGCCTCCGAGGCTCAGAATCTCGCGCACATCGCCAAGGCCGAGAGGGCGTGTATTGGCCTCGATCAGGCCACGCCAGCCTTCGAAAATGCCGACGATCTCGCTGCCCCTCCCGTTCGCGGCGATCACCACTGCACGGATGGCCGCGTTGAGTCCCGGGCAATCTCCCCCGCCGGTCAGTATTCCTATCCGCATGGGACGACTCTCGCACCTGCCCGAGGTCTGTCAAGCGGAGCCCAGCCCGTGCTACGTTGACAGCAGTGAGTCAAGGTCCTCCCACCCCGCCCTGCCCCGGCACCACGGGAGAATCCGACCGGACCGGAGAGTCCGAGTTCCTTCGCCAGTTGCAGGCCGGGGATGGGGCCGCATTCGAAACTCTGGTGCGCACCCACGGCGGGCGCATGTTCGCCGTCGCCCAGCGCTTGCTGCGCAATGATGCGGATGCACAGGACGCGCTCCAGGACGCCTTCCTCTCGGCCTTCCGTTCGATCGACAGGTTCAAGGGTGACTCGCGGCTCTCGACCTGGCTGCATCGGATCGTCGTCAATACCGCCCTGATGCGCATCCGCTCCCGAAAGCGGCGTCCGGAAACCTCTATCGAGGAACTCATGCCGCGCTTTCTGGAAAACGGACACTTCAGCGACGAGCCCATCGAATGGAGGCGCAGTAACCGAGACCTGCTGGAGAGTCAGGAGACGAGGGAGCAAGTGCGCGCCATGATCGATCGCTTGCCCGACGATTACCGTACCGTCTTGCTGATGCGCGACATCGAAGGGTTCGACACAAAGGAAACGGCCGAGTTGCTGGGAGTGACGCCCAATGCGGCCAAGATCCGCCTCCACCGTGCACGGATCGCCCTGCGAACGTTGCTCGACCCGATCATGAGAGGTGCGGAAGCGCAATGACCTGCCAGGAACTCGTAGATTTTCTCATGGACTATCTGGGGGACGAGCTTCCCCAGGCACAGAGGTCGGTGTTCACCAATCACCTGAAACTCTGCCCGCCGTGCCTGGCCTATCTCGATAGCTACGTCGAAACCGTAAACCTGGGCCGCGGGCTGTGCACGGATCCGGACGGCGACGTCCCCGCAGACTGCCCAGAAGAACTGGTCACCGCGATTCTCGCTGCCAGGCAAGCAGCTAGCGACTGAACCTCATCAGGAGCTTGAACAGCTTTTCGACTCCTGGGGTGAGCCGGGTGCGCATATAGGCGCCGGTCGTGGTCTTGATGGCTTCGGCCTGGGTCGGGTACGGATGGATTACCTCCGCCAGCTTGGCCAGGCCCACGTCAGCGACGATCGCGGTCGTAACCTCGCTGATCATTTCGCCCGCATGCGGATTCACGATCGTCGCGCCAACGATCTTGTCGCTGCCCTTCTTGACGTGGATCTTGACGAATCCGCGGGTCTCGCTCTCGGCCTTCGACCGGTCGTTCTGTGCAGCCTGCGTGACATAGGTGTCGATCTCAATGCCCGCTTCGTGTGCTTCGCGCTCGTACAGGCCAACATGCGCGACTTCGGGCTCGGTGTAGGTACACCACGGAATGACCAGGTCCGAGAACTTCTGGCGTCCGAAGAACAGCGCATTTCGCACCACGATCTTCGCGCTTGCGTCGGCCGTATGCGTGAACTTGGGCGCCAGGCAAATATCGCCCGCCGCAAAGATGTGTTTGTTCGCAGTTCGCAGATTATCGTCGACGTGTACGCCTTTTTGCGTATCGTACTCGACGCCAGCGGCCTCGAGTCCCAGGCCCTCGACGTTGGGCGCTCGCCCGATACCCAGAAGAATCTCGTCGGCTTCGATCTCGTGAGTGCCATCGGCATCTTCATACACGATGACCCGACCCGTGCTCGTCTTTCTGACCTCGACGACGCGCGAACTCAGCAAGAGCTTCACGCCGTCGTTCTGAAGGGCTTCTTGTACGACGGCGGCCGCGTCGGCATCCTCACGCGGCAGGATGTGGTCGGCGATCTCGAACAGTGAAACCCCGGAACCGAAGCGACGAAAGGCCTGGGCCATCTCGCAGCCAATCGGACCGGCTCCAATCACCGCCAGACGCCTCGGGAGTTCGGTCAGGCTGAAGACGGTTTCGTTGCTCAGGTAGCCAGCCTCCATGAGGCCGGGAATCGGCAATTCCGCTGCACGCGCGCCCGTCGCGATCACCGCCTTCTTGAACCTGAGCGTTGCACCGGCAACCTCGATCGCATCGGGTCCACAAAAGTGCGCGTCGCCCAGATAGACCTCGACACCCAGTTCGTCCCGGTAGCGGGTTACCGAATCATGCTGCGAGATTTCGCTGCGGATGCGGCGCATGCGCTCCATGATCTGGCCGAAGTCGATACGCACGCCTTCGGGAACGTGCACGCCGAAGGCTCCGGCCGCTTGCACATCCCCCACCGCGCGCGCCGAGCGAATGAGTGACTTCGAGGGAACGCAACCCACGTTCAGGCAATCCCCGCCCATCAGGTGGCGCTCGATCAAGGCAACCTTCGCTCCCAGTCCGGCCGCAATCGACGCAGTGATCAACCCCGCACTTCCCGCTCCCACCACCACCAGGTTGTAGCGACCCGAAGGTTCGGGATTGGTGTAGTTGGACGGATGGACGTTGTGAACCAGAGCCCGATTGAACTCGTCGTCCGGGAGCATGGGTGATCGGGTCATGAACCTCTCCAGTTTCGGGCACCAGCGCGCTCTTCAGTGCTATTGGTATGCGCGGCAAGCGCGGAAGGTTACACAGGGTCCAGTGCGCCGCCGCAGCTCGACCCGGCTCCTGCGGTACAGCCGAAGCGCTCTCTCAATTCCCAGCGATAGCTCCCCTCCAGTTCGGCCTGATCCGGCGCCTCGCTCACTCTGGGCTCGGCTCGTCGTCACTGCCGAAACGAAATTCCGCAAACCAGGCCCGCGCCTGGCTACAGGAATTGTCGCTGTCGGTCATGATGCCCACGAACATCACCTCCGGTGGATCTGCGCCAAAGCTCTTTCGGTAGTCCTCCAGCAGATTCACGCTTTCAGTTTTCCACTCCGGGAGAGGACCCTGTCCACGCGATAGCATGTGCGAGGCCGAGGTGTAGGGATTGGGCCAGGAGCCCCCGGCGGGTTCGTTCTGGGACCAGACATAGCTGAGTGTGTTTCCAGGAAGCTCATTCCCATAGATGCGTTCTACGGCGTGACGTTTCAGACGTTCCCAGGTCGAAGCGCCCTCCGAATTGAAGCGAAAGCCCACATAGACCCGAGCGGCGAAGTCATCGCCATCCTTCCTCCGCTCCGCCAGCCGAGCCGAAATCCCCTGCTCGATCTTCCAGCTCCACCTGAGCCGTGGCGTCCTGGCGAGATCCAGATCCTCCACCGGCGCAATCAGGGCCGACGCAGAGCACTTGCTGGTCGCGCGGAGAACGGAACGATCGTCCAGGACCATCGGATCATAGAGCGTGTGCTGTTGGATCTTGGGAAAGTGGAGAGGTTTCCAGACGGCGTCGTGAAACCCGGGCAGCCGAAGCTCGTCTGCG includes:
- a CDS encoding DUF3047 domain-containing protein — its product is MPRLLVGLCLGFSLAASADELRLPGFHDAVWKPLHFPKIQQHTLYDPMVLDDRSVLRATSKCSASALIAPVEDLDLARTPRLRWSWKIEQGISARLAERRKDGDDFAARVYVGFRFNSEGASTWERLKRHAVERIYGNELPGNTLSYVWSQNEPAGGSWPNPYTSASHMLSRGQGPLPEWKTESVNLLEDYRKSFGADPPEVMFVGIMTDSDNSCSQARAWFAEFRFGSDDEPSPE
- a CDS encoding zf-HC2 domain-containing protein, which gives rise to MTCQELVDFLMDYLGDELPQAQRSVFTNHLKLCPPCLAYLDSYVETVNLGRGLCTDPDGDVPADCPEELVTAILAARQAASD
- a CDS encoding TIGR00730 family Rossman fold protein produces the protein MAEFVEGFETLGPVWPAVSIFGGARVRADTQPYKQARLIGEALGQEGFSIITGGGPGAMEAANLGAQTVDAPSVGLNIKLPHEQDGNPYADTIINFDYFFARKVMFVKYACAFIMLPGGFGTLDEMFECLTLKQTGKSKSVPVILVGSEFWEGLIAWLKEQVLSRGLISTEDLDLFHVVDTPEEVREIVVSAWQDQQREG
- a CDS encoding sigma-70 family RNA polymerase sigma factor, which produces MSQGPPTPPCPGTTGESDRTGESEFLRQLQAGDGAAFETLVRTHGGRMFAVAQRLLRNDADAQDALQDAFLSAFRSIDRFKGDSRLSTWLHRIVVNTALMRIRSRKRRPETSIEELMPRFLENGHFSDEPIEWRRSNRDLLESQETREQVRAMIDRLPDDYRTVLLMRDIEGFDTKETAELLGVTPNAAKIRLHRARIALRTLLDPIMRGAEAQ
- a CDS encoding 6-phosphofructokinase, which encodes MRIGILTGGGDCPGLNAAIRAVVIAANGRGSEIVGIFEGWRGLIEANTRPLGLGDVREILSLGGTILRTSRTNPFRDDQALAKLEQNWKDLRLDALIAIGGEDTLGVAARLYSEHDWPVVGVPKTIDNDLSATDYTFGFDTAVSIATDAIDRLHTTAESHNRVMVIEIMGRHAGWIALHAGIAGGADYIAIPEREVQLEEICAAIARREQQGLPFSIVAVAEGARIEGLGPTRVSRADEFGHSQLGGIGHELAQRIEEETGFETRVTVLGHIQRGGVPTAYDRVLATRYGLRACDLVHAGDFGKMAALSGSDVVAVDLADAIAEPKTVPDAFLDRAKVFFA
- a CDS encoding mercuric reductase, producing MTRSPMLPDDEFNRALVHNVHPSNYTNPEPSGRYNLVVVGAGSAGLITASIAAGLGAKVALIERHLMGGDCLNVGCVPSKSLIRSARAVGDVQAAGAFGVHVPEGVRIDFGQIMERMRRIRSEISQHDSVTRYRDELGVEVYLGDAHFCGPDAIEVAGATLRFKKAVIATGARAAELPIPGLMEAGYLSNETVFSLTELPRRLAVIGAGPIGCEMAQAFRRFGSGVSLFEIADHILPREDADAAAVVQEALQNDGVKLLLSSRVVEVRKTSTGRVIVYEDADGTHEIEADEILLGIGRAPNVEGLGLEAAGVEYDTQKGVHVDDNLRTANKHIFAAGDICLAPKFTHTADASAKIVVRNALFFGRQKFSDLVIPWCTYTEPEVAHVGLYEREAHEAGIEIDTYVTQAAQNDRSKAESETRGFVKIHVKKGSDKIVGATIVNPHAGEMISEVTTAIVADVGLAKLAEVIHPYPTQAEAIKTTTGAYMRTRLTPGVEKLFKLLMRFSR